Below is a window of Mucilaginibacter sp. PAMC 26640 DNA.
CCGTGGGCGACGATTACCCCAACAAAGAGAAACTTAACCACGCTATAAAAGTGGCCAACATCCGCGATTTGATAGAAGGCTTGCCGCTTGGCCTGAAAACAAAAATAGGGGCCGAAGGCAATGGGATAAGCCAGGGGCAGCGCCAGCGATTGTTGATAGCCCGCGCCGTTTACAAGAACCCCGACTACCTGTTTTTTGACGAAGCCACCAACTCCCTTGATGCCAATAACGAGCGCGTGATAATGGAGAATATGAAAGAGTTTTTTGCAGGCCGTACGGTTGTGGTGGTAGCGCACCGCCTTAGTACCGTAAGCAATGCCGATAATATCATTGTGCTGGATAAAGGCCAGATCATTGAGCAGGGAACGCATGCGCAGCTTACTACCTTGAAAGGTGAGTATTACCAGCTGGTAAAAAATCAACTGGAGCTGGGGCTGTGAGGGGGAGTGAGTAAGTGAGTAAGTGAGTAAGTGAGTGAGTGAGTGAGTGAGTGAGTGAGTGCGTGAGTGAAGTTTAGACTTTTTAAATTATGCCATCTATACAAACAGAAAAGATCCCTGCAGCCCGCCATAGCGATGATATGCAGGATATAATCACCGCGGTGCCCTCCTGGATACTGCGCTGGGGGATAATGTTATTTTTTGTGATCCTGGTTTTACTGGTCAGCTTATCAGGCTTTATCAGTTATCCGGATATTGTTAAAACGCGGCTAAAGATCACTACGCCTAATGTTGCCAAATCGGTAGTAGCTAAAATTACCGGCAAATTGGTAAAACTGCTGGTTGCCAATGATGAAAAAGTAGTTTCGGGGCAGCCGCTTGCTTATCTGGAAAGCACTGGCAACCACAAGCAGGTATTAAATTTATTGGCTAACCTCAAGTTGATGCAAGCGCAGTTGAGCCAAAGAAAACCGATAGATGAGAGGCTTTTTAATAATGCCAGAAATAACGAGCTGGGTGAATTGCAGGCGGCATATCAGTCGTTTTTTCAGTCGTACTTAAGTTACAGGTCAACGGTATCAGATGGATTTTTATTAAAAAAGCGGACTTACCTGGAAAAAGACATTACCGCGCTGACCAGTCAAACACGACAATTGCAGGCCGAAAAAGACTTGCAGCAGCGGGATTTGAAATTGGCAGAAGAGGAATATGGCATGCATCAGAAACTGACGCAACAAAAGGTGGAAACTCCCGCCGAGCTGCGCCAGCAGGAGAGTAAGTACCTTGCCAAAAAATCACCGCTGATGCAAACGGATGCAGCCATTATTACTAATGGTACCAGCTCGCTGGCCAAACAAAAAGAAATTATGGAGCTGAATAACCAGGTGCTGGAGGAACGGTCTAAATTTTCGCAGGCATTAAACAGTCTGATCAGTTTGGCAGGCGACTGGCAGAGTAAGTATGTATTAACGGCGCCCCTGCCGGGCCGGGTAACATTTGCTGGCATGGTACAGGAAAACCAGGTGCTTACACCAGGCCACGATGTATTTTATATAAATACCGGGAACGACCAGTTTTTCGGGCAGATCAACGTACCGCAGGCTAACCTTGGCAAAGTTAGATTAGGGCAGGAGGTATTGATAAAACTGCAAAGTTATCCTTTTGAAGAATATGGCATGCTGCGCGGGCGTATCTCTTACCTTTCAGATGTGCCTTACCAGGATAGCGTATTTATATCGGAAGTAAGTTTTCGGTCGGCCGGTAAATCCGACTTAAAAAAGCCGGTACATCTTAAACAGGGCATGCTGGCGGATGCGGAGATCATTACCCAGGACGCCACTATTTTACAGCGCTTAACCCGCAATGTGATCAAGGCGATGAATAGTAAGTAGCAGGTGGAGATACCTGATTTAACCGATTTTTCATTCAAACATTGCCATCACCCCTGCGTTGGTTAGGGAAATACGGCTATGTCTTTAAAAAACGGTAACGGAAAATCAGATCATCAGGGCTTTGTGCGCGTGAGGGGCGCAAGGGAGCATAATTTAAAAAATGTAGACCTGGATATTCCGCGGGATGCGCTGGTGGTTTTTACCGGCATTTCCGGTTCCGGCAAATCGTCGCTAGCCTTCGGAACACTGTATGCCGAAGCACAGCGGCGCTATCTGGAATCGGTTTCACCGTATGCCCGCCGGCTGTTCAACCAAATGTCTATCCCCGAAGTGGATGAGATAGAAGGTTTGCCGCCAGCAGTTGCCCTGCAGCAACAGCGTGGTTCGGTAAGTACCCGTTCTTCGGTGGGTAGCGTTACCACCATCTCCAATTTATTGCGAATGCTGTATTCACGTGCCGGCGATTATCCCGCAGGGCAGCCGATCATCTACGCAGAATCTTTTTCGCCCAACACGCCCGAGGGTGCATGCACGGAGTGCCACGGTTTGGGCCGGGTTTACGAAGTGACCGAAAAATCTATGGTGCCCGATGATACTAAAACCATTAGGGAGCGCGCTATCGCTGCCTGGCCTTCCGCCTGGGGCGGGCAAAATCAGCGCGATATTTTAACCAGTATGGGTTATGATGTAGATGTTCCCTGGCGTGATCTGCCGAAGGCCACCCGCGACTGGATCCTGTTTACGGAAGAACAGCCTGTATTGCCCGTTTACCCTGGCCTCAACCTGGAGCAAACGCAACGGGCCATCAAACGTAAAGCACAACCGGATTACATGGGGACCTTTACCGGTGTGAAGCGGCACGTGATGCATACTTTTGCCACCACACAAAGTGCGCTGATGAAAAAGCGTGTGGCACAATATATGCTCAGCAGCGAATGCCCGCTTTGCCACGGTAAACGCCTGCGTAAAGAGTCGCTATCTATTAAGTTTGCCGGGATAGATATTGCTGATATGGCACGCGTGCCGCTGGCGAAGTTACTGCCAGTTTTTGAACCCTATGTTAACGGAACATCCCCTGCCTTTAACAAAAAACAAGCAGATAATCCCGAGAAGATCATGGTAGCCCAGCGCATAGCGCAGGATCTGGTTTCGCGGCTCAATGTAATTCTCGATCTTGGCCTTGGCTATCTCAACCTGGAGCGCAGC
It encodes the following:
- a CDS encoding secretion protein HlyD; the protein is MPSIQTEKIPAARHSDDMQDIITAVPSWILRWGIMLFFVILVLLVSLSGFISYPDIVKTRLKITTPNVAKSVVAKITGKLVKLLVANDEKVVSGQPLAYLESTGNHKQVLNLLANLKLMQAQLSQRKPIDERLFNNARNNELGELQAAYQSFFQSYLSYRSTVSDGFLLKKRTYLEKDITALTSQTRQLQAEKDLQQRDLKLAEEEYGMHQKLTQQKVETPAELRQQESKYLAKKSPLMQTDAAIITNGTSSLAKQKEIMELNNQVLEERSKFSQALNSLISLAGDWQSKYVLTAPLPGRVTFAGMVQENQVLTPGHDVFYINTGNDQFFGQINVPQANLGKVRLGQEVLIKLQSYPFEEYGMLRGRISYLSDVPYQDSVFISEVSFRSAGKSDLKKPVHLKQGMLADAEIITQDATILQRLTRNVIKAMNSK